Proteins from one Chroococcidiopsis sp. CCMEE 29 genomic window:
- a CDS encoding polysaccharide biosynthesis tyrosine autokinase — translation MESNESINLDFQKFWLGLKRRWLPGVGVFSCVVGLATGVAFLLKPVYEAEGKLLVKKINQTSAVTGLGAEIGELNRVDQQSNPLKTEIEVIRSLPLLQRTIDALNLRDQEGIPLEPETLVKKLKLKNIAVTDVVQLSYKSTDPQEAAAVVNKLMNLYIENNVFTNRAAAVAAAEFITKQLPETNATVHQAELALRQFKEQNQVVALDEEAKSAVEVIKNLESQMTDTQAQLVDANAKSAMLQNKIGMNSQEGIAINSLNQSPGVQKVLEELQQVEGELAVQETRFVETHPTIEELRNKREALKALLQERIEESTGNQEQVSNSNLQMGELKQKLTEDFVKSEVERLALTSRLAYLSNAHSGYKQRVNVLPKLEQQQRELERQLEAAQSTYQTLLKKLQEVRVAENQNMGNATIIEPSVVPEKASIRKPAIIIVLGGMVGILLGGATAIILEVRDRSIKTLKEAREVFGYTFLGAIPSWRKKANFRGKETEWTVPELPVRDTPRLPISEAYRMLQANLKFLSSDKALQVIVVTSSVPKEGKSTVSANLAASMAQLGHQVLLVDADMRRPSQHHIWELTNAEGLSDVIVGQAEFKAAVSQVMPKLDVLTAGVIPPNPMALLDSKRMTGLIENFAETYDFVIIDTPPLLAAADALTLGKMTDGVLLVARPGIADYPSAAVANDLLVRSGQNVLGLVANGVIVENESDSYFYYVKEYYVEDDSTIRKPSKVNHKAV, via the coding sequence ATGGAATCTAATGAATCTATAAATCTAGATTTTCAGAAATTCTGGTTAGGCCTAAAACGACGTTGGTTACCTGGTGTGGGTGTGTTTAGCTGTGTCGTTGGACTTGCAACTGGAGTTGCCTTCTTGCTGAAGCCAGTTTATGAAGCGGAAGGAAAGCTTTTAGTCAAGAAAATTAACCAGACTTCTGCCGTAACAGGGCTAGGAGCAGAAATAGGAGAATTGAACCGTGTAGATCAACAAAGTAACCCTTTGAAGACAGAAATAGAAGTAATTCGTTCCCTACCCTTGTTACAAAGAACCATAGATGCACTCAATCTTAGAGATCAAGAGGGTATTCCGCTCGAACCTGAAACACTTGTAAAAAAGCTCAAGCTGAAAAATATTGCGGTAACGGATGTTGTGCAGCTTTCTTATAAAAGCACTGATCCCCAGGAAGCTGCCGCAGTAGTCAATAAGCTGATGAACCTTTACATAGAAAATAATGTGTTCACTAATCGGGCAGCAGCAGTTGCGGCGGCTGAGTTTATTACTAAGCAGCTCCCCGAGACAAATGCTACAGTTCATCAAGCAGAATTAGCGCTGCGCCAATTCAAAGAACAAAACCAAGTTGTCGCCCTAGATGAGGAAGCCAAATCAGCAGTAGAGGTGATTAAGAACCTGGAAAGCCAAATGACTGATACTCAGGCTCAACTTGTCGATGCAAATGCTAAATCTGCAATGCTTCAGAACAAAATAGGGATGAATTCACAGGAGGGCATTGCTATAAATTCCCTCAACCAATCCCCTGGAGTGCAGAAGGTACTCGAAGAATTGCAACAGGTAGAAGGCGAATTGGCAGTTCAGGAGACCCGCTTTGTTGAAACACACCCCACAATAGAAGAGCTAAGGAATAAGAGAGAGGCTCTAAAGGCTTTATTACAAGAGCGAATAGAAGAGTCTACTGGAAATCAGGAGCAAGTATCTAATAGCAACTTGCAGATGGGCGAGCTGAAACAAAAATTGACCGAAGATTTTGTCAAATCAGAGGTGGAACGTTTAGCTCTGACCAGTAGGCTAGCTTATTTATCTAATGCCCATTCTGGCTATAAACAAAGAGTTAATGTCCTACCCAAATTGGAACAGCAGCAGCGGGAGCTAGAGCGGCAACTAGAAGCGGCTCAATCAACGTATCAAACTCTGTTGAAAAAGCTGCAAGAAGTACGGGTGGCGGAAAACCAAAATATGGGCAACGCCACTATTATTGAGCCTTCTGTAGTTCCTGAAAAGGCATCAATTCGCAAACCAGCCATCATCATAGTTTTAGGGGGTATGGTAGGCATCCTGCTTGGTGGAGCCACTGCGATCATTTTAGAAGTCAGAGACAGATCCATCAAAACCCTGAAAGAGGCGAGAGAAGTGTTTGGCTATACCTTCCTAGGAGCGATTCCTTCCTGGAGAAAGAAAGCTAACTTTCGCGGTAAGGAAACAGAATGGACGGTTCCAGAACTACCTGTCAGAGACACCCCTCGTTTACCAATCAGTGAAGCCTATCGGATGCTTCAGGCTAATTTGAAGTTTCTTAGTTCAGATAAAGCGCTGCAAGTCATTGTTGTCACGAGTTCCGTTCCCAAAGAGGGTAAGTCCACAGTCTCTGCCAATTTAGCCGCATCCATGGCTCAACTGGGGCATCAGGTCTTGCTAGTGGATGCAGATATGCGCCGTCCCTCTCAGCATCACATCTGGGAATTGACGAATGCAGAAGGCCTTAGTGATGTCATTGTTGGTCAAGCTGAATTTAAGGCAGCTGTGTCACAAGTAATGCCCAAGCTTGATGTTCTAACTGCTGGGGTAATTCCTCCCAATCCAATGGCTCTGCTCGACTCCAAGCGGATGACTGGGTTGATTGAGAATTTTGCTGAAACCTATGATTTTGTCATCATTGATACGCCACCACTTCTAGCGGCAGCAGACGCTCTTACCTTAGGGAAAATGACCGATGGCGTGTTGTTAGTTGCACGACCTGGGATAGCCGATTATCCCAGTGCCGCTGTTGCTAACGATTTATTAGTGCGATCAGGTCAGAATGTTCTAGGTTTAGTGGCCAATGGCGTCATTGTAGAAAACGAATCGGACAGCTACTTCTATTACGTCAAGGAATACTACGTCGAGGATGATTCGACAATTCGTAAACCGTCTAAGGTTAACCACAAAGCAGTGTAG
- a CDS encoding phage holin family protein: MLFDLLIAWLVSASSLLLITKLPVGVEIDSPVKAYISAAALGIVAAIVNPILRAVFFIPNLLTFGLLSGLTTFIISAIALGVAAALVQGFRLRLGIWSALLGALALSVVSNLIYGFVTP; encoded by the coding sequence ATGTTGTTTGATCTATTAATTGCCTGGCTGGTCAGTGCTTCCAGCTTGCTACTGATTACAAAACTGCCAGTGGGGGTTGAGATTGACAGCCCAGTGAAAGCATACATTTCGGCGGCGGCTCTTGGTATTGTAGCGGCAATAGTAAATCCGATCCTCAGAGCAGTATTTTTTATTCCCAATCTGCTGACCTTTGGTCTATTATCTGGGTTGACCACATTTATTATTTCAGCCATAGCTCTTGGGGTGGCTGCTGCTTTGGTACAAGGATTTCGCTTGCGTTTGGGGATCTGGAGTGCCTTGCTTGGAGCACTAGCACTCTCAGTTGTTAGCAACTTGATATACGGTTTTGTGACACCATAG
- a CDS encoding NAD(P)H dehydrogenase subunit NdhS produces MILPGSAVRVKNPNDAYYYGYQGLVQRIVDGKAAVLFEGGNWDKLITFNLSELELVEVTAGRKKAK; encoded by the coding sequence ATGATTCTACCTGGCTCAGCTGTTCGCGTGAAAAACCCTAACGACGCTTATTACTACGGCTATCAAGGACTAGTCCAACGGATAGTTGATGGCAAGGCAGCCGTACTCTTTGAAGGAGGCAACTGGGACAAACTAATCACATTTAACCTCTCAGAATTGGAACTAGTAGAAGTCACCGCCGGACGCAAAAAAGCAAAATAA
- the hemF gene encoding oxygen-dependent coproporphyrinogen oxidase translates to MTTASSPQTTPSKPLPPADAKERVRQLMQQLQDKISQALEQLDGVGKFQQDVWEREEGGGGRSRVMREGAVFEQGGVGFSEVWGSHLPPSILAQRPEAAGHKWFATGTSMVLHPRNPYVPTVHLNYRYFEAGPVWWFGGGADLTPYYPFAEDAAHFHSTLKQACDAHHSEYYPVFKRWCDEYFYLKHRQETRGVGGLFFDYQDGEGQLYRGPDPDGPAAAYSNQLDTPATRSWEEVFAFVRDCGEAFLPSYVPIVERRQKMEYGDRERNFQLYRRGRYVEFNLVYDRGTIFGLQTNGRTESILMSLPPLVRWEYGYKPESNTPEAELYKTFLKPQDWASWKPVATS, encoded by the coding sequence ATGACGACTGCTTCTTCTCCCCAGACAACTCCATCCAAGCCTCTACCACCCGCTGATGCTAAAGAGAGGGTGAGGCAGCTGATGCAACAGCTGCAAGATAAAATTTCTCAAGCATTAGAGCAGCTAGATGGTGTAGGCAAGTTTCAGCAAGATGTATGGGAACGGGAAGAAGGGGGTGGAGGGCGATCGCGCGTCATGCGTGAAGGTGCTGTATTTGAACAAGGCGGAGTTGGCTTCTCCGAAGTTTGGGGTTCCCACCTACCGCCCTCAATTCTGGCACAACGTCCAGAGGCAGCTGGGCATAAATGGTTTGCTACAGGCACATCAATGGTGTTGCATCCCCGCAATCCTTATGTACCAACTGTCCACCTCAATTACCGCTACTTCGAAGCGGGACCAGTTTGGTGGTTTGGTGGCGGTGCAGATTTAACGCCCTACTATCCCTTTGCTGAAGATGCTGCTCATTTCCATTCCACACTGAAGCAGGCTTGTGATGCTCACCATTCAGAGTATTACCCAGTATTTAAGCGTTGGTGCGATGAATATTTCTATCTGAAGCATCGGCAAGAGACTCGTGGTGTAGGTGGACTGTTTTTTGATTACCAAGATGGTGAAGGTCAACTATATCGCGGTCCCGATCCAGATGGTCCAGCTGCTGCTTATAGTAATCAGCTTGACACCCCAGCAACGCGCAGTTGGGAAGAAGTGTTTGCCTTTGTGCGTGATTGTGGAGAGGCATTTTTACCATCATATGTGCCGATTGTAGAGCGGCGACAGAAGATGGAGTATGGCGATCGCGAACGGAATTTTCAGCTGTATCGTCGGGGGCGGTATGTTGAATTTAACTTGGTTTATGACCGAGGTACGATCTTTGGACTCCAAACCAATGGTCGCACCGAGTCAATTTTGATGTCGCTACCGCCTTTGGTGCGCTGGGAATACGGCTATAAACCGGAATCCAACACTCCGGAAGCAGAGTTGTATAAAACTTTCTTGAAGCCTCAAGACTGGGCTAGCTGGAAACCTGTGGCGACTTCCTAA
- a CDS encoding MotA/TolQ/ExbB proton channel family protein, with the protein MDVVEIFRRGGPAMWPLLALSILSLSVIFERLWFWLRMLTQEREIVERVLDAAQHNWRNATDLARRFTNQPVGRFLYAPLRLSKPEPEVFRLALEATAEDELASMRQGEKILEAVIALAPLLGLLGTVLGLIQSLRNIRLGDLGTSSAAGVTLGIGESLISTATGLIVAIVSLVFYRLFQGFVVNQVKVFRRAGSDLELLYRQSWDRIPDNMTAPQPEYLQRDTNARISATRIRGRTNPPETPEPPDIAPREPEEA; encoded by the coding sequence GTGGATGTTGTAGAAATTTTTCGGAGAGGCGGGCCAGCCATGTGGCCTCTGCTGGCTTTGTCGATTTTGTCTTTGAGTGTAATTTTCGAGCGCTTATGGTTCTGGTTAAGAATGCTGACGCAGGAAAGGGAAATTGTTGAGCGCGTTTTGGATGCGGCTCAACATAATTGGCGAAATGCTACCGATCTTGCTAGACGGTTTACTAACCAACCAGTTGGGCGGTTCCTTTATGCACCATTGCGGCTTTCTAAACCTGAACCAGAAGTCTTCCGGTTGGCACTGGAGGCAACAGCTGAGGACGAATTAGCTTCGATGCGGCAAGGCGAAAAAATCCTGGAGGCGGTGATTGCCCTCGCCCCCTTGTTAGGGTTGTTGGGTACGGTGCTGGGATTGATCCAGTCTTTGCGTAATATTCGTCTGGGCGATTTGGGAACCTCTTCAGCAGCTGGGGTAACTTTGGGGATTGGAGAATCGCTAATTAGTACGGCAACTGGACTAATTGTGGCTATCGTCAGTTTGGTATTCTATCGCTTGTTTCAAGGTTTTGTAGTTAACCAAGTCAAAGTTTTTCGTCGGGCAGGGAGTGATTTAGAATTACTCTATCGGCAGTCTTGGGATAGAATTCCTGACAACATGACTGCGCCACAACCAGAATATTTACAGCGCGACACAAATGCTCGCATTAGCGCAACCCGAATAAGAGGCAGGACAAATCCGCCTGAGACCCCTGAACCACCGGATATTGCCCCACGCGAACCAGAGGAAGCATGA
- the rodA gene encoding rod shape-determining protein RodA — MLRKLQIRSHWKSLLAPWKQVDWLLLALSVGVTIFGGIMIRSAELNQAVTDWWQHWLFGGIGLALALFIARCRYENLMQWHWITYAITNLSLIAVMVVGYSAKGAQRWITIGSFNLQPSEFAKLGVIITLAALLHQKTAATIPGVLRALAVTALPWALVFLQPDLGTSLVFGAITLGMLYWGNANPGWLLLLISPIVAAILFNLFLPAWFIWAAAMGAIAWLTLPWRWLGAIGGIAVNFLAGELGHILWGLLKDYQKDRLILFLNPEKDPLGGGYHLIQSRIAIGAGELWGQGLYHGTQTQLNFIPEQHTDFIFSAVGEEFGFVGCLVVLFAFWLICLRLIFIAQNAKDNFGSLLASGVLSMLVFQVIVNISMTIGLAPVTGIPLPWVSYGRSALVTNFIAIGIVESVANYRQQKF, encoded by the coding sequence ATGCTGCGAAAGTTACAAATCCGAAGTCACTGGAAGTCTCTGCTGGCACCCTGGAAGCAGGTAGATTGGCTGCTACTTGCTTTGAGCGTTGGTGTGACTATATTCGGGGGCATCATGATCCGCAGTGCAGAATTAAACCAGGCAGTAACAGATTGGTGGCAGCATTGGCTTTTCGGTGGAATTGGGTTGGCATTAGCCCTGTTTATTGCCCGTTGCCGATACGAAAACCTGATGCAGTGGCACTGGATAACTTATGCAATTACCAATCTTTCCTTGATCGCCGTGATGGTGGTTGGCTATAGTGCGAAGGGGGCACAGCGGTGGATTACTATAGGTAGCTTTAACCTGCAACCGTCTGAATTTGCCAAACTAGGCGTGATTATTACCCTAGCAGCACTTTTACATCAGAAGACGGCAGCGACGATTCCAGGGGTTTTGAGAGCCTTGGCAGTTACTGCTCTACCTTGGGCTTTAGTGTTTTTGCAGCCCGATTTAGGAACGTCACTGGTGTTTGGTGCTATTACTTTAGGGATGCTTTATTGGGGCAATGCTAATCCCGGCTGGTTGCTACTGCTAATTTCTCCGATTGTCGCTGCGATTCTGTTTAACTTGTTTTTACCAGCATGGTTTATCTGGGCAGCAGCGATGGGGGCGATCGCTTGGCTAACTCTTCCTTGGCGTTGGTTGGGGGCAATCGGTGGCATCGCCGTCAACTTCTTGGCAGGTGAGTTAGGACATATCCTCTGGGGATTATTGAAAGACTATCAAAAAGACCGCTTAATTTTATTTCTTAACCCAGAGAAAGACCCTCTAGGCGGTGGCTATCATCTGATTCAATCTCGGATCGCCATTGGTGCTGGAGAACTTTGGGGACAAGGGTTATACCACGGCACACAAACTCAGCTCAATTTTATTCCTGAGCAGCATACTGACTTCATTTTCTCAGCTGTGGGCGAAGAATTTGGTTTTGTTGGTTGCCTAGTAGTGCTGTTCGCCTTCTGGTTAATTTGTTTGCGCTTAATATTCATTGCCCAAAATGCCAAAGATAACTTCGGTTCTTTACTCGCCAGTGGTGTACTGTCGATGCTAGTGTTTCAGGTGATCGTCAACATTAGCATGACGATTGGTCTTGCACCCGTGACCGGTATTCCTTTGCCCTGGGTTAGTTACGGTCGTTCGGCATTGGTGACTAACTTCATAGCGATCGGCATAGTAGAATCGGTAGCAAATTATCGGCAGCAGAAATTTTAG
- the nudC gene encoding NAD(+) diphosphatase, translated as MHRTFIPGIAPPALQSEPAWWFAFVGSKLLVHREGTLSQIPNLISLSEIGLVPIRTQFLGSLDDQPCYSAQLPKDAIAPDGMSLQGLRELYATLDEDFFALSGRAIQIVEWDRTHQYCGYCATETTQLPNERAKRCPKCGLVNYPRLSPAIIVLVSRGEELLLARAHRFPARMYSVLAGFVEPGESLEETVVREVREEAGIEVKDICYFGSQSWPFPNSLMIGFTASYASGEIKIEPQELTDAAWFNKHNLPQLPPKLSIARKLIDWFVST; from the coding sequence ATGCATCGAACCTTCATCCCTGGCATTGCTCCACCCGCATTACAGTCTGAACCCGCATGGTGGTTCGCATTTGTGGGCAGTAAGTTGCTAGTTCACCGCGAAGGGACACTCAGCCAAATTCCTAACCTTATCAGCTTGTCAGAGATTGGTTTAGTGCCTATACGGACACAATTCCTTGGCAGCTTGGACGATCAGCCTTGTTACTCGGCACAACTGCCTAAAGATGCGATCGCACCCGATGGCATGAGTTTACAGGGACTGCGTGAATTGTACGCAACCTTAGACGAAGACTTTTTTGCGCTGAGCGGTCGTGCCATTCAGATCGTAGAGTGGGATCGCACCCATCAGTACTGCGGGTACTGCGCGACTGAGACAACTCAATTACCCAATGAGCGAGCCAAGCGTTGCCCTAAGTGTGGATTAGTCAATTATCCTCGTCTTTCGCCTGCGATTATTGTGCTCGTCTCTCGTGGTGAAGAGCTATTGTTAGCTCGCGCCCATCGATTTCCAGCCAGGATGTACAGTGTACTAGCTGGATTTGTGGAACCGGGAGAATCCTTGGAGGAGACGGTAGTGCGCGAAGTCCGAGAGGAAGCTGGGATTGAGGTTAAAGATATTTGCTATTTTGGTTCGCAATCCTGGCCGTTTCCCAACTCACTGATGATTGGGTTTACAGCTAGTTATGCGAGTGGTGAGATCAAAATCGAACCGCAAGAGTTGACCGATGCTGCTTGGTTTAATAAACACAACCTGCCACAACTACCTCCTAAGCTGAGTATTGCCCGAAAACTCATCGACTGGTTTGTCTCTACTTGA
- a CDS encoding YkvA family protein, with amino-acid sequence MNFSIQSVYNWYRNLLRNPKYRWWVILGTALYFVSPLDIAPDFLPIVGQLDDVFILTLLVSEVSQMLIEGVKARKSNSDTTTANTANTADTGATTVDVDAVSVK; translated from the coding sequence ATGAATTTTTCAATCCAATCGGTTTATAACTGGTATCGCAATCTCCTTCGTAACCCTAAGTACCGCTGGTGGGTAATTCTAGGAACAGCGCTTTATTTTGTCAGCCCACTTGATATTGCCCCAGACTTCTTACCGATTGTGGGACAACTGGATGATGTTTTTATATTGACGCTGCTGGTTTCTGAAGTTTCCCAAATGTTGATTGAGGGAGTTAAAGCGCGTAAAAGTAATTCAGACACCACAACCGCCAATACTGCTAACACTGCTGATACTGGGGCAACCACAGTTGATGTAGATGCCGTATCTGTCAAATAA
- a CDS encoding Mrp/NBP35 family ATP-binding protein, protein MSNILNSDSVLEVLRPVQDPELRKSLVEMNMIRNVKIDDGKVSFTLVLTTPACPLREFIVEDCEKAVRNLAGVTDVLVDVTAETPQQKSLPDRTGISGVKNIVAVSSGKGGVGKSTVAVNIAVALAQSGAKVGLLDADIYGPNAPTMLGLSEAQIMVRQGPKGEVLEPAFNHGVKLVSMAFLIDRDQPVIWRGPMLNGVIRQFLYQVQWGELDYLIVDMPPGTGDAQLTLTQAVPMAGAVIVTTPQTVALLDSRKGLKMFQQMQVPVLGIVENMSYFIPPDMPEKHYDIFGSGGGEKTAAELGIPLLGCVPLEVSLRQGGDRGVPIVVAEPDSASAKELKAIAERIAGKVSVAALT, encoded by the coding sequence ATGTCAAATATACTCAATTCCGATTCTGTGTTAGAAGTGTTGCGACCCGTGCAAGATCCAGAACTCCGTAAGAGCCTGGTGGAAATGAACATGATTCGCAACGTCAAAATTGACGATGGCAAGGTTAGCTTCACTTTGGTGCTGACTACACCAGCCTGTCCTTTACGCGAATTTATTGTCGAAGACTGCGAAAAGGCTGTTAGAAATTTAGCAGGCGTAACAGATGTGCTGGTGGATGTAACTGCTGAAACACCTCAGCAGAAAAGCTTACCAGATCGCACTGGCATTAGCGGCGTCAAAAATATTGTGGCAGTTTCTAGCGGTAAAGGCGGCGTGGGTAAAAGTACCGTCGCCGTGAATATCGCCGTTGCCCTGGCTCAGTCGGGAGCTAAAGTTGGCTTATTAGATGCCGACATCTATGGACCTAACGCACCCACCATGTTAGGACTTTCAGAGGCGCAAATCATGGTGCGGCAAGGTCCCAAGGGAGAAGTGTTGGAACCAGCTTTTAATCATGGTGTCAAACTGGTTTCAATGGCCTTTTTGATCGACCGCGATCAGCCAGTGATCTGGCGGGGACCGATGCTAAATGGAGTAATTCGCCAGTTTCTCTATCAAGTGCAGTGGGGAGAACTGGATTATCTAATTGTGGATATGCCTCCAGGGACAGGCGATGCCCAGCTGACGTTGACGCAAGCAGTGCCGATGGCAGGTGCAGTAATTGTAACTACGCCACAGACGGTAGCGCTGTTAGATTCCCGAAAGGGTTTAAAGATGTTTCAGCAAATGCAGGTGCCAGTATTGGGAATAGTAGAAAACATGAGCTATTTTATTCCCCCAGATATGCCAGAGAAGCACTATGACATTTTCGGCTCTGGCGGCGGTGAAAAGACAGCAGCTGAACTAGGGATACCGTTGCTAGGATGTGTACCGCTAGAAGTGTCGCTGCGTCAAGGAGGCGATCGCGGCGTTCCGATTGTCGTTGCCGAACCGGATTCAGCATCAGCCAAGGAGCTAAAAGCGATCGCTGAACGAATTGCTGGCAAAGTCTCTGTTGCTGCCCTAACCTAG
- a CDS encoding biopolymer transporter ExbD, translated as MKINLHSPIEEVQVQIIPLIDVIFCILTFFLLAALQFTRQQAISVDLPKATTGTTPQAQQQRVIVTLDSVGQIYVEQQPVRLDQLFQTLQTYVQANPTGILVLNASRSSSYNDVIQVLDAMREVGGDRVALATVSGSPDRPAGASPLPGSIPGDPLNPLGTPTPASPPGQFPFPSSPGQSPAGQGGSSVNPNLVPVFPTPPASQPNLRN; from the coding sequence ATGAAAATTAATTTGCATTCGCCAATTGAGGAAGTCCAAGTTCAAATTATTCCCTTGATTGATGTTATCTTTTGTATCCTGACGTTTTTCCTCTTGGCGGCTCTACAATTTACTCGTCAGCAGGCAATTAGTGTTGATTTGCCTAAAGCGACTACTGGCACAACACCACAGGCTCAGCAGCAGCGAGTGATTGTCACTCTTGATTCTGTAGGTCAAATCTATGTAGAACAACAACCCGTGAGGCTGGATCAACTATTTCAAACTTTGCAAACCTACGTCCAAGCTAATCCTACAGGCATACTAGTATTGAATGCCTCCCGGTCGTCGAGTTACAACGATGTAATCCAAGTTTTGGATGCGATGCGGGAGGTAGGAGGCGATCGCGTAGCTCTAGCAACTGTATCTGGCTCCCCCGATCGACCTGCTGGCGCGTCACCCTTACCCGGCAGTATTCCAGGCGATCCGCTTAATCCCTTGGGTACCCCTACCCCAGCTAGTCCTCCTGGTCAATTTCCCTTTCCCTCCTCGCCTGGGCAATCCCCAGCGGGACAAGGCGGTAGCTCCGTTAATCCCAACCTTGTTCCAGTCTTTCCTACACCACCTGCAAGCCAACCTAACCTCAGAAATTAG
- the mug gene encoding G/U mismatch-specific DNA glycosylase has protein sequence MVQRKPTPEEIRAASGKTVPDIIAPDLQVLFCGINPSLYSAAVGHHFARPGNRFWRSLHTAGFTERLLAPFEDRNLLQFGYGLTNIVERATARADELDTEELVIGQQQLAAKVQHYRPQFLAVLGISAYRTAFNRPKAVMGKQDESLHRAIIWVLPNPSGLNAHYQLEDLKRVYRELLVSIKA, from the coding sequence ATTGTGCAGCGCAAACCCACACCAGAAGAGATTCGTGCAGCAAGCGGGAAGACGGTTCCAGATATTATTGCACCCGACTTGCAGGTCTTGTTCTGTGGCATTAATCCTAGCCTCTACAGTGCAGCAGTTGGACATCACTTTGCCCGTCCGGGAAATCGCTTCTGGCGATCGCTGCATACAGCAGGCTTTACAGAGCGATTGCTCGCACCGTTTGAAGATAGGAACCTTCTGCAGTTCGGGTATGGTCTGACAAATATTGTAGAGCGGGCAACAGCAAGGGCAGATGAATTAGACACTGAAGAACTGGTGATCGGACAGCAACAGTTGGCAGCCAAGGTGCAGCACTATCGACCCCAATTTCTGGCTGTTCTAGGTATCAGCGCTTATCGAACAGCGTTTAATCGACCCAAAGCAGTCATGGGGAAGCAGGACGAGTCTTTACATCGTGCGATCATCTGGGTACTACCCAACCCCAGTGGGTTAAATGCTCATTATCAACTGGAGGATCTCAAACGAGTGTACCGAGAACTGCTAGTTAGTATTAAGGCTTGA
- a CDS encoding SRPBCC family protein, which translates to MQGCLSKFIHCRGHWFRCSLVRTYREISSASVDQLWQKVVDLADVSWHPLLASTNVPYGLVPKPGLIFQAVTRLGPIPIRIFVEHIQPGELMSVRVLAIPGLEERVTYRVESTVCGTCVSYSVTLNGWLSPLVWSLIRPHAARVAAALAQAAEQAAMQALSGKPKPLKGSCLDF; encoded by the coding sequence ATGCAAGGCTGCTTGTCCAAATTCATCCACTGCAGAGGTCACTGGTTTCGATGTTCGCTGGTGCGAACCTATAGAGAGATCAGTTCTGCTTCTGTCGATCAGCTTTGGCAAAAGGTAGTTGATCTAGCGGACGTTTCCTGGCATCCACTGCTGGCAAGTACCAATGTTCCCTATGGATTAGTACCAAAACCCGGACTAATCTTTCAAGCAGTCACGCGCTTAGGTCCTATTCCGATCCGCATCTTCGTGGAACATATACAACCTGGGGAATTAATGAGTGTAAGAGTGTTGGCGATTCCAGGGTTGGAAGAAAGGGTAACTTACCGGGTAGAGTCAACAGTCTGTGGCACCTGTGTATCCTACTCAGTGACGTTGAATGGTTGGTTATCACCGCTAGTTTGGTCGCTAATTCGACCGCATGCGGCGCGTGTGGCAGCGGCATTAGCCCAAGCAGCTGAACAGGCAGCTATGCAAGCTTTATCAGGAAAGCCAAAACCTTTGAAAGGTAGTTGTTTAGATTTTTAA
- the psb29 gene encoding photosystem II biogenesis protein Psp29 has translation MNNLRTVSDTKRSFYTFHTRPINTIYRRVVEELMVEMHLLSVNADFSYNPIYALGVVTSFERFMQGYQPERDKEPIFNALCQAIEDNAQRYRQDAERLGVLAKSLSAKDLMAWLSGTLHLDGTDDLQTQIQAIAHNPKFKYSRLFAIGVFTLLELADSELVKDERQRVEALKQMSAALHVSEDKLNKDLELYRANLEKMAQALITMADMLSAERKKRQQRTQVQEAAVATPNSNNETTPSP, from the coding sequence GTGAATAACCTGCGTACTGTCTCCGATACCAAGCGATCTTTCTACACCTTTCACACCCGTCCGATTAACACCATCTATCGTCGGGTGGTAGAAGAATTGATGGTAGAAATGCACTTGCTGTCAGTCAATGCTGATTTTAGCTACAACCCGATTTATGCTCTGGGCGTAGTTACTTCCTTTGAACGGTTTATGCAGGGCTATCAACCAGAACGGGATAAAGAACCAATTTTCAATGCTCTGTGTCAGGCAATCGAGGACAACGCGCAGCGCTATCGACAAGACGCTGAACGATTGGGGGTATTGGCTAAAAGTTTATCGGCTAAGGATTTAATGGCATGGTTGAGTGGAACGCTGCACTTGGATGGGACGGATGACTTGCAAACCCAGATCCAAGCGATCGCTCACAACCCTAAATTTAAATACAGCCGCCTATTTGCTATCGGTGTGTTCACTTTATTAGAACTAGCCGACTCGGAACTGGTTAAAGATGAAAGGCAGCGCGTAGAGGCACTTAAACAGATGTCTGCTGCCTTGCACGTATCTGAAGATAAACTCAACAAAGACCTAGAGCTATACCGCGCTAACTTAGAGAAAATGGCGCAAGCACTAATCACAATGGCAGATATGCTCTCAGCTGAACGGAAGAAACGGCAACAGCGCACTCAAGTTCAGGAGGCAGCCGTTGCTACCCCAAATTCCAATAATGAAACGACTCCATCACCCTAG